A region of Streptomyces cinnamoneus DNA encodes the following proteins:
- a CDS encoding putative bifunctional diguanylate cyclase/phosphodiesterase has translation MSGTLDGKGGTPGSEPPVVTPVVTQRHVTSQEFRAAFRAAELGMAVVDRDGLVRTANDALGALLGTDPARLQDSPAAEFTGLTEDSRTWSAYRDVLLGRRDRLHCTRRLRPAAGQGVWAEVTVTPLPETRDALLSVADISDRRDLRARLRHLRMHDPVTRLPNRSLFFERLAAALAATAVAGGSGRIGLCYLDLDGFKAVNDTLGHGAGDRLLGAVARRLTECAAPGGHLVARLGGDEFALLVEESRGTEQLIDLAASVQSALSRPFEVSGQRLAVSASIGVVERPAAGTHATELMQAADTTLYWAKADGKARWTLFDPERNAHRVTRQTLSSTLRPAVEREEFDLQYQPLVGLGDGVVRGVEALVRWHHPQFGTLAPNRFIGLAEETGAIVPLGRWVLATACRQARRWQLDHPCEPLVVSVNVAVRQVWDSDLVADVAGILAETGLPPSLLQLELTESAVMGSGGRPLQQLQALSDMGVAIAIDDFGTGYSNLAYLSRLPVSTLKLDGSFVHGFRTQEHPNPADETIVEALVQLAHRLGLTVTAECVESAEQAERLGRIGCDTGQGWFYSRPVPAERISALLSTGVRS, from the coding sequence TTGAGCGGAACACTCGACGGCAAGGGCGGCACGCCCGGTTCCGAGCCGCCAGTCGTCACGCCAGTCGTCACGCAACGTCACGTCACTTCTCAGGAATTCCGCGCCGCCTTCCGAGCCGCAGAGCTCGGCATGGCCGTCGTCGACCGCGACGGCCTCGTACGCACCGCCAACGACGCGCTGGGCGCGCTGCTCGGCACCGACCCGGCCCGACTCCAGGACTCCCCCGCGGCGGAGTTCACCGGGCTGACGGAGGACTCCCGGACCTGGAGCGCCTACCGCGACGTGCTGCTCGGCCGCCGCGACCGCCTCCACTGCACCCGCAGGCTCAGACCGGCCGCCGGGCAGGGCGTGTGGGCCGAGGTGACCGTCACCCCGCTGCCCGAGACGCGCGACGCGCTGCTGTCGGTGGCCGACATCAGCGACCGGCGCGACCTGCGGGCCCGGCTGCGGCACCTGCGGATGCACGACCCGGTGACCCGACTGCCCAACCGCAGTCTGTTCTTCGAGCGGCTGGCGGCCGCGCTCGCCGCCACGGCCGTGGCGGGCGGCAGCGGCCGGATCGGCCTGTGCTACCTCGACCTGGACGGGTTCAAGGCCGTCAACGACACCCTCGGCCACGGTGCCGGCGACCGGCTGCTCGGCGCGGTGGCCCGGCGACTGACGGAGTGCGCGGCGCCCGGGGGCCACCTCGTGGCCCGGCTCGGGGGCGACGAGTTCGCCCTGCTCGTGGAGGAGTCCCGGGGCACCGAGCAGCTGATCGACCTCGCCGCGTCCGTCCAGTCCGCGCTCTCGCGGCCGTTCGAGGTCTCCGGGCAGCGGCTGGCGGTGTCGGCGAGCATCGGCGTGGTCGAGCGCCCGGCGGCCGGGACGCACGCCACCGAGCTGATGCAGGCCGCCGACACCACGCTGTACTGGGCCAAGGCGGACGGCAAGGCCCGCTGGACCCTCTTCGACCCCGAGCGCAACGCCCACCGGGTCACCCGGCAGACGCTCTCCAGCACCCTGCGCCCGGCGGTCGAGCGCGAGGAGTTCGACCTGCAGTACCAGCCGCTGGTGGGGCTCGGGGACGGCGTCGTACGGGGGGTGGAGGCGCTGGTGCGCTGGCACCACCCGCAGTTCGGGACGCTGGCCCCGAACCGGTTCATCGGCCTGGCGGAGGAGACCGGTGCGATCGTCCCGCTGGGCCGCTGGGTCCTCGCCACCGCGTGCCGCCAGGCCCGCCGCTGGCAGCTCGACCACCCCTGCGAGCCGCTCGTGGTCAGCGTGAACGTGGCGGTGCGTCAGGTGTGGGACTCCGACCTGGTCGCGGACGTCGCCGGGATCCTCGCCGAGACCGGGCTGCCGCCGAGCCTGCTCCAGCTGGAGCTCACCGAGTCGGCGGTGATGGGCTCGGGCGGCCGCCCCCTGCAACAGCTCCAGGCGCTCAGCGACATGGGCGTCGCCATCGCCATCGACGACTTCGGCACGGGCTACTCCAACCTCGCCTACCTCAGCCGGCTGCCCGTCTCCACGCTGAAGCTCGACGGCTCCTTCGTGCACGGCTTCCGCACCCAGGAGCACCCGAACCCCGCCGACGAGACGATCGTCGAGGCCCTCGTCCAGCTCGCGCACCGGCTGGGTCTGACGGTCACGGCGGAGTGCGTGGAGAGCGCGGAGCAGGCGGAACGGCTGGGCCGGATCGGCTGCGACACCGGGCAGGGGTGGTTCTACTCCCGCCCGGTGCCGGCCGAGCGGATCTCGGCGCTGCTGAGCACGGGGGTGCGCTCCTGA
- a CDS encoding LLM class flavin-dependent oxidoreductase — translation MIRASALGSAPVPLSVLDLAPVGSGRTARQALGTTVELARLAERRGYHRLWVAEHHSMPGIASSSPAVVLAHLAAHTERIRLGSGGVMLPNHAPLVIAEQFGTLEALAPGRVDLGLGRAPGTDGATAAALRRQDRLAEGADEFPQQLSELTRFLDDDFPEGHPYGRIHAVPGPVQGRVPGGVQRADRPVVWLLGSSGFSARLAGLLGLPFSFAHHFSAAGTLPALELYRESFRPSAVLDRPYAKIGVQAFAADDAREARRQVLTGALAMLRLRTGRPGLIPSPEEAERYAFGPAEQEFVADWLRNVVFGTPDEVRAGLDALVERTGVDELMITTNAHGPAARLRSYELIADAYGLPGGGPGPAAR, via the coding sequence ATGATCCGGGCGAGCGCCCTCGGCAGCGCCCCCGTGCCGCTGTCCGTACTCGACCTCGCGCCGGTCGGCAGCGGCCGGACGGCCCGGCAGGCGCTCGGCACGACCGTCGAACTCGCCCGGCTCGCCGAGCGGCGCGGCTACCACCGGCTGTGGGTGGCCGAGCACCACTCGATGCCCGGCATCGCCAGCTCCTCCCCGGCCGTCGTCCTGGCCCACCTCGCCGCCCACACCGAGCGCATCCGCCTGGGCTCCGGCGGCGTGATGCTGCCCAACCACGCCCCGCTGGTGATCGCCGAGCAGTTCGGGACGCTGGAGGCCCTCGCCCCGGGCCGGGTCGACCTCGGCCTGGGGCGGGCCCCCGGCACGGACGGCGCCACCGCCGCGGCCCTGCGCCGCCAGGACCGGCTCGCCGAGGGCGCGGACGAATTCCCGCAGCAGCTCTCCGAGCTGACGCGCTTCCTCGACGACGACTTCCCCGAGGGCCACCCCTACGGCCGGATCCACGCCGTTCCCGGGCCCGTGCAGGGCCGGGTGCCCGGCGGGGTGCAGCGGGCGGACCGGCCCGTCGTCTGGCTGCTCGGCTCGTCCGGCTTCAGCGCGCGGCTGGCCGGGCTGCTCGGCCTGCCGTTCTCCTTCGCGCACCACTTCTCCGCGGCCGGCACCCTGCCCGCGCTGGAGCTGTACCGGGAGTCCTTCCGGCCGTCCGCCGTCCTCGACCGCCCGTACGCCAAGATCGGCGTGCAGGCCTTCGCCGCGGACGACGCGCGCGAGGCGCGCCGCCAGGTCCTCACCGGGGCCCTCGCGATGCTGCGGCTGCGCACCGGGCGGCCGGGGCTGATCCCGTCGCCGGAGGAGGCGGAGCGGTACGCCTTCGGCCCCGCCGAGCAGGAGTTCGTCGCCGACTGGCTGCGCAACGTGGTCTTCGGCACGCCGGACGAGGTGCGCGCGGGGCTGGACGCGCTGGTCGAGCGGACCGGGGTGGACGAATTGATGATCACCACCAACGCGCACGGCCCGGCCGCGCGGCTGCGCAGCTACGAGCTGATCGCGGACGCGTACGGGCTGCCGGGCGGCGGACCCGGGCCCGCCGCCCGCTGA
- a CDS encoding IclR family transcriptional regulator — translation MALKPEPTVPFHSVQYALRVLETVAKYSGGVSEGQIARETGLPPAHLAHLLATLCREEYVDRTADGGYVTGEALALLSGGDRKAGLARKLQHALSALRDTIGAAVYLSTYVDGEIRITQYADGPRAPKVNEWVDFRSAAHAMALGKCLLTQLDHDDRRDHLARHRTARLTSRTITNEQVLFRKLDAQPATVPVLDLQEYAVGTVCAAVPVTAGRSVGSLALSLPVQHAHRLRQAAAALNRHAGPMLLSMAL, via the coding sequence GTGGCGCTCAAGCCGGAGCCGACCGTACCGTTCCACTCGGTGCAGTACGCCCTGCGCGTGCTGGAGACGGTCGCCAAGTACAGCGGCGGCGTGAGCGAGGGCCAGATCGCCCGGGAGACCGGGCTGCCCCCGGCCCACCTCGCGCACCTGCTGGCGACGCTGTGCCGCGAGGAGTACGTGGACCGGACGGCCGACGGCGGCTACGTCACCGGCGAGGCCCTGGCCCTGCTGTCGGGCGGCGACCGCAAGGCGGGCCTGGCGCGCAAGCTCCAGCACGCGCTGTCCGCGCTGCGCGACACCATAGGCGCGGCCGTCTACCTGAGCACGTACGTCGACGGCGAGATCCGGATCACGCAGTACGCCGACGGGCCCCGCGCCCCCAAGGTCAACGAGTGGGTGGACTTCCGCTCCGCCGCCCACGCCATGGCGCTCGGCAAGTGCCTGCTCACCCAGCTCGACCACGACGACCGGCGCGACCACCTCGCGCGCCACAGGACCGCCCGGCTCACCTCCCGGACGATCACCAACGAGCAGGTCCTCTTCCGCAAGCTCGACGCCCAGCCGGCGACCGTGCCCGTCCTCGACCTCCAGGAGTACGCGGTGGGCACCGTCTGCGCCGCCGTGCCGGTCACCGCCGGACGGTCGGTCGGCTCGCTGGCGCTGTCGCTCCCGGTCCAGCACGCCCACCGGCTGCGCCAGGCGGCCGCCGCCCTCAACCGGCACGCCGGCCCGATGCTGCTCTCGATGGCCCTGTAG
- a CDS encoding DsbA family protein, with protein sequence MSARLSTPSRRLAAIGAVVALVVAIVAASLAIGKSGGGSAEHESSAAGTQPSFDPRQSTYDQLEQATSRRKDGDPLAVGKADAPVVLVEYADYQCSFCGRFTRETQPELVRKYVDAGVLRIEFRNFPIFGKDSERAARASWAAGRQGRFWQFHDEAFAKLRKGDALAEDKLADMARTAGVEDVEKFRADMNGDEAAAAVKKDQEEGYSLGVQSTPSFLVGGRPLAGAQPLKEFEAAITQAKAVKDAAGKPGK encoded by the coding sequence ATGTCCGCACGTCTTTCCACGCCCTCCCGCCGCCTCGCGGCCATAGGCGCGGTCGTCGCCCTCGTCGTGGCGATCGTCGCCGCGAGCCTCGCCATCGGCAAGAGCGGGGGCGGCTCCGCCGAGCACGAGTCGTCCGCCGCCGGCACCCAGCCCTCCTTCGACCCGCGCCAGAGCACCTACGACCAGCTGGAGCAGGCCACCAGCCGGCGCAAGGACGGCGACCCGCTCGCCGTCGGCAAGGCCGACGCGCCCGTCGTGCTCGTGGAGTACGCCGACTACCAGTGCTCGTTCTGCGGCCGCTTCACCCGTGAGACCCAGCCCGAGCTGGTCAGGAAGTACGTGGACGCGGGCGTGCTGCGCATCGAGTTCCGCAACTTCCCGATCTTCGGCAAGGACTCCGAGCGGGCCGCCCGCGCGTCCTGGGCCGCCGGGCGGCAGGGCCGGTTCTGGCAGTTCCACGACGAGGCCTTCGCCAAGCTCCGCAAGGGCGACGCCCTCGCCGAGGACAAGCTCGCCGACATGGCCCGCACCGCCGGCGTCGAGGACGTCGAGAAGTTCCGCGCCGACATGAACGGCGACGAGGCGGCGGCCGCGGTGAAGAAGGACCAGGAGGAGGGCTACTCCCTCGGCGTGCAGAGCACCCCGTCCTTCCTCGTCGGCGGCCGGCCGCTGGCGGGCGCGCAGCCGCTGAAGGAGTTCGAGGCCGCCATCACCCAGGCCAAAGCGGTGAAGGACGCGGCCGGGAAGCCGGGCAAGTGA
- a CDS encoding cytochrome c biogenesis CcdA family protein, which translates to MTDIGYLAAFLGGALALVSPCSALLLPAFFAYSLASPGRLLARTGVFYLGLATTLVPLGAASTAASRLFNGHRDLLVTAGGWTVIALGAAQILGLGFASRKAQAAAGRITPRSAASTFLLGCVYGLAGFCAGPILGAVLTVTAVGGDPVYGASMLAVYALGMALPLFVLALFWDRFQLGGRGWLRGRELRLGRLRLHTTSLVSGLFFIGIGVLFLAYDGTTGLPGVLDADQEFRLEQLASRVGNAVPDYAVLAVVALVVAGVLARIAFRRDPGEK; encoded by the coding sequence GTGACCGACATCGGTTACCTGGCCGCCTTCCTGGGCGGCGCCCTCGCCCTGGTCAGCCCGTGCAGCGCGCTGCTGCTGCCCGCGTTCTTCGCCTACTCGCTGGCGAGTCCGGGCAGGCTGCTCGCCCGCACCGGCGTGTTCTACCTCGGCCTCGCCACCACGCTCGTCCCGCTCGGCGCCGCCTCCACGGCCGCCAGCCGGCTCTTCAACGGCCACCGCGACCTGCTGGTCACCGCCGGCGGCTGGACGGTGATCGCCCTGGGGGCCGCCCAGATCCTGGGCCTCGGCTTCGCGTCCAGGAAGGCGCAGGCCGCCGCCGGCCGCATCACCCCGCGCTCGGCCGCGTCCACCTTCCTGCTGGGCTGTGTGTACGGACTCGCGGGCTTCTGCGCCGGACCGATCCTGGGTGCGGTGCTGACGGTGACCGCCGTGGGCGGTGATCCGGTGTACGGGGCGTCGATGCTGGCCGTCTACGCGTTGGGCATGGCGCTGCCGCTGTTCGTGCTGGCCCTGTTCTGGGACCGCTTCCAGCTGGGCGGCCGCGGCTGGCTGCGCGGCCGGGAGCTGCGGCTGGGGCGGCTGCGGCTGCACACCACGTCGCTGGTCTCGGGCCTGTTCTTCATCGGCATCGGGGTGCTGTTCCTGGCGTACGACGGGACGACCGGGCTGCCCGGCGTCCTGGACGCCGACCAGGAGTTCCGTCTGGAGCAGCTCGCCTCGCGGGTGGGCAACGCCGTGCCGGACTACGCCGTGCTGGCCGTGGTCGCGCTGGTGGTCGCGGGGGTGCTGGCCAGGATCGCGTTCCGGCGGGACCCCGGGGAGAAGTGA
- a CDS encoding lytic polysaccharide monooxygenase auxiliary activity family 9 protein, protein MRKKISAAVIGLGAACVSVLSTVPASSHGSPDSPTSRQVYCANGTVSDCGEIQWEPQSVEGSKGFPSRGPADGTICSGGNSRFAELDDPRAGGWPATAVTAGQNYSFRWKLTARHATTDFRYYLTNSHYDPTRPLTRADLDPQPFLTVPYGGRIPDATVTHQGRIPSGRSGKQLVLAVWTIADTGNAFYACSDVVL, encoded by the coding sequence ATGCGCAAAAAGATCAGTGCGGCGGTCATCGGCTTGGGCGCCGCCTGTGTCTCGGTCCTCTCCACCGTCCCGGCCAGCAGCCACGGCTCCCCCGACTCACCCACCAGCCGCCAGGTGTACTGCGCGAACGGCACGGTGAGCGACTGCGGCGAGATCCAGTGGGAGCCCCAGAGCGTCGAGGGCTCCAAGGGCTTCCCGTCGCGCGGCCCCGCGGACGGCACCATCTGTTCCGGCGGCAACAGCCGCTTCGCCGAGCTCGACGACCCGCGCGCCGGAGGCTGGCCGGCCACGGCGGTCACGGCCGGGCAGAACTACAGCTTCCGCTGGAAGCTCACCGCGCGCCACGCCACCACGGACTTCCGCTACTACCTCACCAACAGCCACTACGACCCCACGAGACCGCTGACCCGGGCCGATCTCGACCCGCAGCCCTTCCTGACCGTCCCCTACGGCGGCCGGATCCCGGACGCCACCGTCACCCACCAGGGCCGGATCCCCTCCGGGAGGTCCGGCAAGCAGCTGGTCCTCGCCGTGTGGACCATCGCCGACACGGGCAACGCGTTCTACGCCTGCTCCGACGTCGTGCTCTGA
- a CDS encoding C40 family peptidase, with protein MSGVIPRQGARRRRSAVRGTLVAAVGAAVIAGSGAVAVAAESPVPAPGRRPGVSAGRRGGPEPAVAYALRHVGDPYQYGGRGPRRWDCSGLVQQSYRRAGVRLPRLAADQYRATRRVPRAQLRRGDLLFWSGNGRASGVHHVAIYLGGRRYVEAAHAGTKVRVSSFAKHNARMFGRVARPGRR; from the coding sequence ATGTCCGGTGTCATACCCCGCCAGGGCGCCCGCCGACGGCGGAGCGCCGTGCGCGGCACGCTGGTGGCGGCCGTGGGGGCCGCAGTGATAGCAGGTTCGGGTGCGGTCGCGGTGGCCGCGGAGTCGCCGGTCCCGGCCCCGGGGCGAAGACCCGGCGTGTCGGCCGGGAGGCGCGGCGGCCCGGAGCCCGCGGTCGCCTACGCGCTGCGCCATGTGGGTGACCCGTACCAGTACGGCGGCCGCGGCCCGCGCCGCTGGGACTGCTCGGGCCTCGTCCAGCAGTCCTACCGCCGGGCCGGGGTCCGGCTGCCGCGCCTGGCTGCCGACCAGTACCGCGCCACCCGGCGGGTGCCGCGGGCGCAGCTGCGCCGCGGCGACCTCCTCTTCTGGTCCGGCAACGGCCGGGCCTCCGGGGTGCACCACGTGGCGATCTACCTGGGCGGCCGGCGTTACGTCGAGGCCGCTCACGCCGGCACCAAGGTGCGCGTCTCCAGTTTCGCGAAGCACAACGCGCGCATGTTCGGCCGCGTGGCCCGCCCCGGCCGGCGCTGA